One part of the Lotus japonicus ecotype B-129 chromosome 2, LjGifu_v1.2 genome encodes these proteins:
- the LOC130737746 gene encoding uncharacterized protein LOC130737746 isoform X1 — protein MFAEARKINQISEMGEKGISVLDKIGFGYDKSDIDSMYPMYFGVSCAFFALNVLTKQPQLEVGRLSKICDTMLQGSANLLGLIVWRVQKRERNDCECNCKLKIAEREMEIENLKRMRHEDAKANEKVVGIFAAQEQTWLCERRKLRQQIGALLNELRVFEKNKDADISELNQKLKEMEGLVESRDMEIEEREQKMKELEEKVNKAERDAKQLRELETNQSSDLRKHKTAFIELVSNQRHLEAELGRAVKQMEAAKHELEESDLMAQNFSLEIAKLHKDLEQKDKILSAMLRKSKMDSEEKQMLLKEVKLSKARRKQAEQETERWRVVSEGKKERHSFKNMLVNLSTRGMQSSSAGSSHIPKESEKISASPFSDDHYLPQRSEDLSIPANSRRLEDWMRAEAERYATLIEQRHHLELDAFAEQMLLKDEKLEAFRWQLLRTELETKQLQSHLEGLVKDVKQLRHDKMKLESLMFEKEDELASLKEQVASKLRPLNCFRNNSNLLQQSSELAQDAVWSGVKVIKKKPGEKEIQMMETLIEEDCEKEAQHLPHDEFNNVDLLAQSPENNVEEEKDVPREDSPIPIQNLRPNQVQVVDAAEKIGSTTCTSFNKTKQSPWKMDLHALGVSYKIKRLKQQLVLVERLTGMQSNGENSEISDDSKGGMKAFLSLTTLLNKQVGRYQSLQEKTDDLCKRMQGNELYTNVGEMNGARAKEKTSTLEHFLEETFQLQRYIVATGQKLMEVQTKIVPGFVGVVVEEMDNKSAAAGIDMKRFADSIRNLFHEVQRGLEVRTARIIGDLEGTLAREGMICLRR, from the exons ATGT TTGCAGAGGCCAGGAAAATTAACCAAATCTCAGAAATGGGTGAGAAGGGAATTTCTGTTTTAGATAAAATTGGGTTTGGGTATGACAAGAGTGACATTGATAGCATGTATCCCATGTATTTTGGTGTTTCTTGTGCATTCTTTGCCCTCAATGTCCTTACAAAACAACCACAACTTGAAGTTGGAAGATTGTCTAAAATCTGTGACACCATGCTTCAAGGCAGTGCCAACCTCTTAGGGTTGATTGTGTGGAGAGttcagaagagagagagaaatgacTGTGAATGCAACTGCAAGCTCAAAATTGCTGAGAGAGAAATGGAAATTGAGAACCTGAAGAGGATGAGACATGAGGATGCTAAAGCCAATGAGAAAGTGGTGGGAATATTTGCTGCACAGGAACAAACATGGTTGTGTGAAAGGAGGAAACTCAGGCAGCAGATTGGGGCTCTGCTGAATGAGCTGAgagtttttgaaaaaaacaaGGATGCAGATATCTCTGAATTGaatcagaaactgaaggaaaTGGAGGGCTTAGTGGAGTCAAGGGACATGGAGATTGAAGAAAGGGAGCAAAAGATGAAGGAGCTTGAAGAGAAGGTCAACAAGGCTGAAAGGGATGCAAAACAATTAAGAGAATTGGAAACAAATCAATCTTCTGATCTCAGGAAGCACAAAACTGCATTCATTGAACTCGTGTCGAACCAGCGCCACCTTGAAGCTGAACTCGGCCGTGCAGTGAAGCAAATGGAAGCTGCAAAACATGAGCTAGAGGAGTCAGATTTGATGGCTCAGAATTTTTCTTTGGAGATTGCAAAACTTCACAAGGATTTGGAACAGAAAGATAAGATTTTGTCAGCAATGTTGAGGAAATCTAAGATGGACAGTGAAGAGAAACAAATGCTATTAAAGGAGGTAAAGTTGTCAAAGGCTAGGAGGAAGCAAGCGGAGCAGGAGACAGAAAGGTGGAGGGTAGTTTCAGAAGGAAAAAAGGAGAGACATTCCTTTAAAAACATGTTGGTGAACTTGAGTACTAGAGGCATGCAATCTAGTTCAGCAGGGTCATCACACATTCCAAAGGAATCAGAAAAAATTTCAGCTTCACCCTTCTCTGATGATCACTACTTGCCACAAAGAAGTGAAGACTTAT CAATTCCTGCTAATTCTAGGCGTTTGGAAGATTGGATGCGAGCTGAGGCAGAAAGATATGCAACCCTGATTGAACAAAGGCATCACTTAGAGCTAGATGCTTTTGCAGAACAAATGCTACTCAAGGATGAGAAGCTGGAGGCATTTCGCTGGCAGTTGTTGAGAACAGAATTGGAAACAAAGCAGCTGCAATCACATTTGGAGGGACTGGTTAAGGATGTAAAACAGTTAAGACATGACAAGATGAAGTTGGAGAGCTTAATGTtcgagaaagaagatgaactcGCTTCCTTGAAGGAGCAAGTTGCATCAAAATTGAGGCCCTTGAACTGCTTTAGAAATAACTCAAATTTGCTTCAACAATCTTCAGAACTAGCCCAAGATGCTGTCTGGTCTGGAGTCAAGGTTATCAAGAAAAAACCGGGAGAAAAGGAGATACAAATGATGGAAACCTTGATTGAGGAAGATTGTGAAAAGGAAGCACAGCACCTGCCACATGATGAATTTAACAATGTTGATTTACTAGCTCAATCTCCAGAAAATAAtgttgaagaagaaaaagatgttCCTAGGGAGGATAGTCCTATTCCTATCCAAAATCTACGTCCAAATCAAGTACAAGTTGTTGATGCTGCTGAAAAGATAGGATCTACTACCTGCACTTCCTTTAATAAGACAAAACAGTCTCCATGGAAAATGGATCTTCATGCTCTTGGGGTATCTTACAAGATCAAGAGGCTGAAGCAGCAGCTTGTACTTGTTGAAAGGTTGACAGGAATGCAAAGCAATGGTGAAAACTCAGAAATCAGTGATGATAGCAAAGGTGGCATGAAGGCTTTTCTGTCGTTGACCACTTTGCTGAATAAACAAGTTGGAAGATATCAATCCCTCCAAGAGAAGACTGATGACCTTTGCAAAAGAATG CAAGGTAATGAGCTTTACACCAATGTTGGAGAAATGAATGGTGCAAGAGCAAAGGAGAAAACATCAACACTGGAGCACTTCTTAGAGGAGACATTTCAACTACAGAGATACATAGTTGCAACAGGACAAAAGCTGATGGAAGTTCAAACCAAGATTGTTCCTGGATTTGTTGGAGTAGTGGTGGAAGAGATGGACAACAAAAGTGCTGCTGCTGGCATAGATATGAAACGCTTTGCTGACAGTATAagaaatctcttccacgaagttCAAAGAGGTCTCGAAGTTCGAACTGCTAGAATCATAGGAGACCTTGAGGGGACACTAGCTCGTGAAGGAATGATATGTTTGAGAAGGTag
- the LOC130737746 gene encoding uncharacterized protein LOC130737746 isoform X2, protein MGEKGISVLDKIGFGYDKSDIDSMYPMYFGVSCAFFALNVLTKQPQLEVGRLSKICDTMLQGSANLLGLIVWRVQKRERNDCECNCKLKIAEREMEIENLKRMRHEDAKANEKVVGIFAAQEQTWLCERRKLRQQIGALLNELRVFEKNKDADISELNQKLKEMEGLVESRDMEIEEREQKMKELEEKVNKAERDAKQLRELETNQSSDLRKHKTAFIELVSNQRHLEAELGRAVKQMEAAKHELEESDLMAQNFSLEIAKLHKDLEQKDKILSAMLRKSKMDSEEKQMLLKEVKLSKARRKQAEQETERWRVVSEGKKERHSFKNMLVNLSTRGMQSSSAGSSHIPKESEKISASPFSDDHYLPQRSEDLSIPANSRRLEDWMRAEAERYATLIEQRHHLELDAFAEQMLLKDEKLEAFRWQLLRTELETKQLQSHLEGLVKDVKQLRHDKMKLESLMFEKEDELASLKEQVASKLRPLNCFRNNSNLLQQSSELAQDAVWSGVKVIKKKPGEKEIQMMETLIEEDCEKEAQHLPHDEFNNVDLLAQSPENNVEEEKDVPREDSPIPIQNLRPNQVQVVDAAEKIGSTTCTSFNKTKQSPWKMDLHALGVSYKIKRLKQQLVLVERLTGMQSNGENSEISDDSKGGMKAFLSLTTLLNKQVGRYQSLQEKTDDLCKRMQGNELYTNVGEMNGARAKEKTSTLEHFLEETFQLQRYIVATGQKLMEVQTKIVPGFVGVVVEEMDNKSAAAGIDMKRFADSIRNLFHEVQRGLEVRTARIIGDLEGTLAREGMICLRR, encoded by the exons ATGGGTGAGAAGGGAATTTCTGTTTTAGATAAAATTGGGTTTGGGTATGACAAGAGTGACATTGATAGCATGTATCCCATGTATTTTGGTGTTTCTTGTGCATTCTTTGCCCTCAATGTCCTTACAAAACAACCACAACTTGAAGTTGGAAGATTGTCTAAAATCTGTGACACCATGCTTCAAGGCAGTGCCAACCTCTTAGGGTTGATTGTGTGGAGAGttcagaagagagagagaaatgacTGTGAATGCAACTGCAAGCTCAAAATTGCTGAGAGAGAAATGGAAATTGAGAACCTGAAGAGGATGAGACATGAGGATGCTAAAGCCAATGAGAAAGTGGTGGGAATATTTGCTGCACAGGAACAAACATGGTTGTGTGAAAGGAGGAAACTCAGGCAGCAGATTGGGGCTCTGCTGAATGAGCTGAgagtttttgaaaaaaacaaGGATGCAGATATCTCTGAATTGaatcagaaactgaaggaaaTGGAGGGCTTAGTGGAGTCAAGGGACATGGAGATTGAAGAAAGGGAGCAAAAGATGAAGGAGCTTGAAGAGAAGGTCAACAAGGCTGAAAGGGATGCAAAACAATTAAGAGAATTGGAAACAAATCAATCTTCTGATCTCAGGAAGCACAAAACTGCATTCATTGAACTCGTGTCGAACCAGCGCCACCTTGAAGCTGAACTCGGCCGTGCAGTGAAGCAAATGGAAGCTGCAAAACATGAGCTAGAGGAGTCAGATTTGATGGCTCAGAATTTTTCTTTGGAGATTGCAAAACTTCACAAGGATTTGGAACAGAAAGATAAGATTTTGTCAGCAATGTTGAGGAAATCTAAGATGGACAGTGAAGAGAAACAAATGCTATTAAAGGAGGTAAAGTTGTCAAAGGCTAGGAGGAAGCAAGCGGAGCAGGAGACAGAAAGGTGGAGGGTAGTTTCAGAAGGAAAAAAGGAGAGACATTCCTTTAAAAACATGTTGGTGAACTTGAGTACTAGAGGCATGCAATCTAGTTCAGCAGGGTCATCACACATTCCAAAGGAATCAGAAAAAATTTCAGCTTCACCCTTCTCTGATGATCACTACTTGCCACAAAGAAGTGAAGACTTAT CAATTCCTGCTAATTCTAGGCGTTTGGAAGATTGGATGCGAGCTGAGGCAGAAAGATATGCAACCCTGATTGAACAAAGGCATCACTTAGAGCTAGATGCTTTTGCAGAACAAATGCTACTCAAGGATGAGAAGCTGGAGGCATTTCGCTGGCAGTTGTTGAGAACAGAATTGGAAACAAAGCAGCTGCAATCACATTTGGAGGGACTGGTTAAGGATGTAAAACAGTTAAGACATGACAAGATGAAGTTGGAGAGCTTAATGTtcgagaaagaagatgaactcGCTTCCTTGAAGGAGCAAGTTGCATCAAAATTGAGGCCCTTGAACTGCTTTAGAAATAACTCAAATTTGCTTCAACAATCTTCAGAACTAGCCCAAGATGCTGTCTGGTCTGGAGTCAAGGTTATCAAGAAAAAACCGGGAGAAAAGGAGATACAAATGATGGAAACCTTGATTGAGGAAGATTGTGAAAAGGAAGCACAGCACCTGCCACATGATGAATTTAACAATGTTGATTTACTAGCTCAATCTCCAGAAAATAAtgttgaagaagaaaaagatgttCCTAGGGAGGATAGTCCTATTCCTATCCAAAATCTACGTCCAAATCAAGTACAAGTTGTTGATGCTGCTGAAAAGATAGGATCTACTACCTGCACTTCCTTTAATAAGACAAAACAGTCTCCATGGAAAATGGATCTTCATGCTCTTGGGGTATCTTACAAGATCAAGAGGCTGAAGCAGCAGCTTGTACTTGTTGAAAGGTTGACAGGAATGCAAAGCAATGGTGAAAACTCAGAAATCAGTGATGATAGCAAAGGTGGCATGAAGGCTTTTCTGTCGTTGACCACTTTGCTGAATAAACAAGTTGGAAGATATCAATCCCTCCAAGAGAAGACTGATGACCTTTGCAAAAGAATG CAAGGTAATGAGCTTTACACCAATGTTGGAGAAATGAATGGTGCAAGAGCAAAGGAGAAAACATCAACACTGGAGCACTTCTTAGAGGAGACATTTCAACTACAGAGATACATAGTTGCAACAGGACAAAAGCTGATGGAAGTTCAAACCAAGATTGTTCCTGGATTTGTTGGAGTAGTGGTGGAAGAGATGGACAACAAAAGTGCTGCTGCTGGCATAGATATGAAACGCTTTGCTGACAGTATAagaaatctcttccacgaagttCAAAGAGGTCTCGAAGTTCGAACTGCTAGAATCATAGGAGACCTTGAGGGGACACTAGCTCGTGAAGGAATGATATGTTTGAGAAGGTag